A DNA window from Chroogloeocystis siderophila 5.2 s.c.1 contains the following coding sequences:
- a CDS encoding MATE family efflux transporter, protein MLAKSNIKAEIGEFLKLAIPLASAQVAQAIVGFVDTLMMGQLGAESLAAGGLASTTFQLLLNIGSGVVMAVSPLVAIAYGGGHKTQIEQIARQGIWLSLLLGIPMMFFLRHLDAVMVHPGQAKTTVVLADGYLNLILWGIFPALGFAMLRSYVSALSQARPVMVIVFLGTLVNVTGNYVLGYGKLGFPRMELAGLGLASGLSFWVMFLILLVYTLKHEQLKHYRFLQGLHCLKPHIIQQLLRTGVPIAVTIALEYGLFAVVTYLMGTLGTDALAAHQIVFQTMLVIFMVPLGMSYAVTARVGQWLGQQNLPGARLAGYIGISTAFLFMALTAIPLLAYCQQVVAMYLDIRDQQNANVLKLALPIMTIAAIAQLLDGVQKTAMGALYGLQDTQMPMLLSVLAFWGVGLPSGYLLGFRLGLGSVGLWVGQSMGVAIAGIIFLRRFHQLTSRTFRSGYS, encoded by the coding sequence ATGCTTGCCAAGTCAAATATCAAAGCTGAGATTGGCGAATTTCTCAAACTCGCGATTCCACTCGCGAGTGCGCAAGTGGCGCAAGCCATTGTTGGGTTTGTCGATACTCTGATGATGGGACAATTGGGCGCAGAGAGTCTCGCAGCTGGAGGATTAGCATCAACGACTTTTCAGCTGTTGTTGAATATTGGCAGTGGCGTCGTGATGGCAGTCAGCCCACTTGTTGCGATCGCGTATGGTGGGGGACACAAAACGCAAATCGAGCAAATTGCACGTCAGGGAATATGGCTATCGTTGCTACTTGGCATACCGATGATGTTCTTCCTTAGGCATTTGGATGCGGTGATGGTTCACCCAGGACAAGCAAAAACAACCGTTGTATTAGCTGATGGATATCTTAATTTGATTTTGTGGGGAATTTTCCCCGCCTTAGGGTTTGCTATGTTGAGAAGCTATGTATCGGCGCTTTCTCAAGCCCGTCCGGTGATGGTGATTGTCTTTTTAGGAACGCTTGTGAATGTGACTGGTAACTATGTTTTAGGCTATGGTAAGCTTGGATTTCCCCGAATGGAGTTGGCAGGTTTGGGGTTAGCGAGTGGACTCAGTTTTTGGGTCATGTTTTTGATTTTGCTTGTCTACACACTCAAACACGAGCAACTTAAGCATTATCGATTCTTACAAGGTTTGCATTGCCTGAAACCGCATATTATTCAGCAGTTGCTACGAACTGGAGTACCGATCGCCGTTACGATCGCCTTGGAGTATGGACTGTTTGCAGTGGTAACTTACTTAATGGGGACGTTGGGAACTGATGCGCTGGCAGCACATCAAATCGTTTTTCAAACAATGCTGGTAATTTTTATGGTACCGCTGGGGATGTCTTACGCAGTGACGGCGCGTGTTGGTCAGTGGTTAGGACAGCAAAACCTCCCTGGTGCGCGTCTTGCAGGGTATATCGGCATATCGACGGCTTTTTTATTTATGGCACTAACTGCGATCCCTCTACTCGCATATTGCCAGCAAGTCGTCGCCATGTATTTGGATATCCGCGATCAGCAAAACGCCAATGTACTCAAACTTGCACTACCAATCATGACGATTGCGGCGATCGCTCAACTTTTGGATGGTGTTCAAAAAACAGCTATGGGTGCGTTATACGGATTGCAAGATACGCAGATGCCAATGTTGCTAAGTGTGCTGGCATTTTGGGGTGTAGGATTACCGAGTGGCTATTTGCTAGGATTTCGCCTTGGTCTTGGAAGTGTTGGATTGTGGGTCGGACAATCGATGGGAGTGGCGATCGCCGGAATCATTTTTCTTCGGCGCTTTCACCAACTAACCTCGCGGACATTTAGAAGCGGTTATTCGTAA